Part of the Halorussus sp. MSC15.2 genome, CCGCCTACTTCGGACTGCTGGAGCGTCACAGCCCGGTCCAAGTGAATCTCGTCTCCTACCTCGTGCCGATGGTCACGGCGGTGGTGGGGTGGGTCCTGCTCGGCGAATCGCTGACCCCGGCGACGATAGTCGGCTTTCTGGTCATCCTCACCGGGTTCGCACTGGTGAAACGCGAGGCGCTGGTCGCGTTCGCAGGTCGGTACTCGGTCGGAGCCACGCCGCCGACCCGAAACGAATAGTACCGCACTGCCTGCGGAGCGACCGTTTTCTCGTTACTCCAGCATCTCCTCGGTGATGGTGTCGGGCAGGAGTTGGCCGAGCGTGTAGGTCGTCGTATCGTCGCCCTCGTCACAGACCACCGGCAGGTCGTCGTCGCAGAACTCGGCGAGCGTCTGTCTGCACATCCCGCAGGGAGTCACGCCGTCGCGCCGCGCGGAACTCACCGCCAGCGCGTCGAACTCACGGTGGCCCTCCTTGACGGCCTCGGCGATGGCGACCTCCTCGGCGTGGAGCGAGTTGCTGTAGTTGGCGTTCTCGATGTTGCACCCGACGTAGACGCTTCCGTCTGCGGTCCGGAGCGCCGCGCCGACCGGATAGTCCGAGTAGGGGACG contains:
- the cdd gene encoding cytidine deaminase; this encodes MDELIDAAREVQDDAHVPYSDYPVGAALRTADGSVYVGCNIENANYSNSLHAEEVAIAEAVKEGHREFDALAVSSARRDGVTPCGMCRQTLAEFCDDDLPVVCDEGDDTTTYTLGQLLPDTITEEMLE